The sequence below is a genomic window from Paenibacillus silvisoli.
CAGGGAATGATTTAACGTCGGTCGCATCTGAAGGAGATCGAGTACGGATCGCGGCTCAGCTTATGCTGCGGTTGAGCGGTGCTTCAGTAGAGGCAGACGGATTTCCGACCTATTTCCAGTGGGTTGAAACAGCCATTCAAGGGCTGTGTCGAGCGGGAAACGTTCATGAGTCCATGTTTCACTTTGTAGGTCTTGCCGAAAAGTTCGTTCAAGACATTGAGATGCTTGGACGTAGCCCTAAGCTTTTGCACGGTGATTTGCACCATGAGAACATCTTGCAAAGCAAGGACGGTCAATGGATAGCGATCGATCCGCAAGGCGTTGCCGGCGCTCCGTTTCTGGAGTGTGTCCGATTCATCGTCAATGAGGTCGGACAAGCTCAGGAGCATGAGAAAGCAGGCCGTATCGCGAGCCTGGCTCATGCATTTAGCGATGTATTCCATGAAAGTCCGCGCATCATCGCATGCGGCGCGTTCCTGGACCAGCTATTAATTCTATGTGCCATGTACGAGAATAACGATGAGCCGGACGATATTTTGCAAACTCTCGTTCAGTGCCGCATGGTTCTCGAATTTATCGAATCTCACACAAAAGAATAGAAAAGAGGGATCCTCGTGGAAACGAAACAAGTCGGACAGACCCAAACCAGCGGCTTCCAAGTGGGAGTCAGGCGGACATTCCCGTTAGCGGTTGAAGAAGCCTGGGCGTTGATTACGTCGTCCGTAGGAACAGCGATATGGCTAGGAGAAGGCGCTTCCGTTACGGTTGAGAAGGGGGAGTCGTTCCAAAGCGATGAGGGCATATCGGGGGAGTTCACGACCGTCAATCCGCTCGTCAATATTCGTTTAACGTGGAAGCGGGGGAACTGGGACAAGCCCTCCAT
It includes:
- a CDS encoding SRPBCC domain-containing protein; protein product: METKQVGQTQTSGFQVGVRRTFPLAVEEAWALITSSVGTAIWLGEGASVTVEKGESFQSDEGISGEFTTVNPLVNIRLTWKRGNWDKPSILQIRTISNGEHETTISFHQEKLADPSIREEMKAHWEEVLQRLMAMN
- a CDS encoding aminoglycoside phosphotransferase family protein — protein: MRQGESMYLTNAFCSEVKHKYGEAGEAWLAALPDTIDSCSERWALNNLKLTDNYSNAILFGTSDTYGDVVLKICMKSTPEIKAVRLLSSSALCKCCAADETMWAMLLERVRPGNDLTSVASEGDRVRIAAQLMLRLSGASVEADGFPTYFQWVETAIQGLCRAGNVHESMFHFVGLAEKFVQDIEMLGRSPKLLHGDLHHENILQSKDGQWIAIDPQGVAGAPFLECVRFIVNEVGQAQEHEKAGRIASLAHAFSDVFHESPRIIACGAFLDQLLILCAMYENNDEPDDILQTLVQCRMVLEFIESHTKE